Genomic window (Drosophila willistoni isolate 14030-0811.24 chromosome 2L unlocalized genomic scaffold, UCI_dwil_1.1 Seg196, whole genome shotgun sequence):
TGGGAAGACGGGAACGCAGTGTCTGAGCTTCACTTTGACGTGGCAATTCACGACGCCTAAGAGAGAAGAAGTGAGATTAGAATTTGAGGAgaataaattcatttatattcaAACTTACCCATTATATTGATTCAAATGCTCTACACTACGTGCATGAGCACTCATTAGATGTTCTCTGTgtagttgctgctgttgctgcagaGCATCTCGAGGTCGTTCTCGTTCGCGATATTGTCTTCGTTCCTTTTCGCGTTTATGTTGTTGCATATAAGCGGAATCGCTATTAATGGAGATCTTCGAGGCAGACAAGGACTTGGAGGGCATGGAATACATATTGGGCAAGCGTTCGCGTTCCCTTTCTCTTTCCCTTAGATCTATGTGGGTGTTCTCTTTGATCAGAGTCTTGGTGACATGATTGGAATTATGATTAAGATCGTCGCCCATTAGCTCGATGGGTTTGCCGCCAACCAAAGTGGTTATATAATTGCCACGCTGAAAGATTAGAGGCTTCTCCGGTGGCGTTGATGGTGGTGAAGATATGCTAATGCTGGTCACATGCTGAgattgttgttgattttgctgatgttgttgatgatgatgttgagcctgttgctgttgctgttgctgatgtggTTGCTCTTTGACCGTTTGCAATTCCTTTACCTGCTCTTCCAAATACGATATACGATGCTGCAGTCTCATATTGTTTTCCTTCTCTTGATCAAGTTGTTTTTGTGGTATGGGTACAGATTTCTTGCGTAGAACAACCATTTGACATTTGCCCGAATTCCCAACATGTCTCTGTAGCTCTTCTTTGGTCTTACTGGTCACAAGACGTCCATTGATTTCCAATATACGATCACCCTTATAGAGGCCATCACCTTCGAGAGCCCATTCGATATAGAAACCCGGCTGATCGACTCTCTGTTGGGCAGCCCAACGCCCAGAAGTGGCATGAACGGCATGTAAACTCAACGAGACACCCGAACTAATGATATGATAGAGAGTTTGTGCCTCCGGCTTGGATTTTTCAAGGCGTGCCTGGAGAGCTCTTGCTTCTTCCACTATCGAAAGCATTTGCAACTCCTCCCGTCCCAAGGCATATTCCAATTCCGCCTGACGTATTCGTATGTCAATGttgctaaagaaaaaaaaaacactttagTAAACAGTCAGATCAAATAATTATTTCCACTTACTCTGTTATATCCAATTTCTCCAAAGCACTTTTCAAGTTCTTGATTTTAATACGCTTATTCTCGGCTTCGGTTTTCAGACGATTCAATTTCTGTTCCGCAGCTGGTTTCTCATTTTCATCCAAAGGTGGACCCGTGGGGCGTGGCAATTTGCCAAGGCAAAGCTGTATACGAAGATTTTGTATAACTGCCTCACGATCCTGTAGAGCTGAACGCAACTCCTTCGACTCACTGCGTGTAGAGCGCGAGGAGAGTGTTCCGCCCAATGAGCCAGCTTTTCGCCTTCGTCCTGTCGTCGAAGCGGAGCCATGTGTTGATGTGTGATGAGTCTCATGATGCTCATTAGTTGTATGAAGACTGAATTTTGCTGCACTGGCACAACTCTTGGGATTGAGTATGGTCTGCAAAAAGGAAGAAACACAAATAGAAAATCTCATTAACTAAAAGTttatacaaaagaaaacaggagTCCAATAAAAAACCCTTAAAAACAAGTTCAGTGAGTTTTAGTTTTATGcagaatatttaattatttattagataaatgtgcaaaatttattgaatttattgCTCCTTGGGTATATCATAGACTCCACACTCCCGATTGGCAGGCACTGAAACATCTGCAATtgataattttttctttagaacgaaattttcttttgtttttgctttatgAAAATTACTAACCAATTTTTTTGGGATATGGTAAATTGAGATTATTCATAATTTTGATAAACTCTTCTAGATTTTTGGTCAAACGTGGATTAAGACGTTTCTCCTCCCACACAGTGCTCTCCAATTGTCccctatatatataaacaaatcaaTGTATAATACTCTCTGATCCTGATTAATCGCTTCACATTCAAAACTCACTTATAATCATGGGCTGGATATATGCGATAATTCTCGGGTAATGTGAAAATCTTTTGATGCACATTCTCATAGAGATTCTTGGGATTGCCCTCTTGAAAATCTGTACGTCCACAGCCACGTATAAGAATGGTATCTCCTGTGAAGATACAGCCTTGTTCTTTTATCACATAGCTCATACAACCATTTGTATGTCCTGGCGTGGCCAAAGCATCAATTGAATGACGtccaaattgaattttatcaCCCTCCTTCAAATGAAGATCTGCTTTGGCACCACTGGCAGCTGCTATAATTGTCTGACAGCCGGTCAATTGACGTAGCCAACCACTGCCCGTTATGTGATCCGCATGCATATGGGTGTTGACTGTGAGgaaaattccaattgacatgatgaaattcaatttggaACGAGTATTTCCGCCCACTTACTGGCATATTTTAGTTGTAGACCCAAATCTTTAACCAATTGTGCATCACGTTTAGCTTGCTCTAAGACGGGATCAATTATCACAGCTTCTTTGGTGGAGATATCGGCCAGTAAGTAGCTATAAGTACTACTCTCACCATCGAAGAGCTAATGGGAATTTAGAATTTCATCACAGATAAGATCTCATATAATCACAGAGATGTAAGAGATTGTCACATACTTGACGAAAAAAGAAATCCGATGAGAATTCTATACGTTCTGGAAAACTGCACATTGTCGTGGATAATTGTCGTGGGTTGTTAGCTAATAGTTTACTATTAGTATTCAACGCTTGGACAGTCGAGAGTCTACTGATGGCTCTTAGACTAAAATTGACGAGGCGTCCGGCATAAACCATTTTTGCTGTCGTTTTTTACTCGTTGCTCGGCTATTGCTTCGTGGGTGGTTGATAAAGATCGCGTTATCATATCTGATAGTATTTTCTGTTATTAATCATATAGATATTTACCCAATTAATATTcacaaatactttttttttatggaaaGTATCAAAGTTGGCTTAACTCCTGAGATAGTTAAGTTTCAGAGAGAGAGCTTAATTTTGTGTCAGATTATCACAGTAAATTTTTGCACTTTGATTATCACAATTTCGAtgggaaaataaaatatatataaaactttatgtttacaaaacaaatctgtaaaaattgaacaaaaaggGGAAAGTCGTTTCACCGTAGCGCCTACTAACAGCTGATGTTGTCGACTAAGAGAGCTTTTCGAAAAACGCCATGCTTTCGCGTCAATCGATTTCGAAATCGAAAGCTAACCTGTTGCGTTAAAAGCTTTCAAGTAGCAAGTGGACTACGTGACCAGGGAGCAAAGAACCCACCAAGTCATCCAAAGACCCAATCACCCCATCAACCTTTAGGGCAATGCAATTGAGGGTAACCCTTTCCGACCCAACCCAcccttctttcttttctttttttttttgtttcttgcaAGAAAGTTGTTGAGAAATTTATTACAGAAAAGACACACCCCTTTTCCCATCTGGACATTGTCCAGTTGAAGAGCGTgagaatatatttttttttgatctacATATTTTGTGAGGAAGTGAATATTTTACAAGAGGGTTGATAGTATTTACCTTATTGCAGGAAGTAGGAACTGGTCAAATGTTCTTTGGAGTATCACAAAGTCAATGTCCGATTTAAAAGACCGATTTTCGTGTTGAGAAATTGTAGAGAATTAATTAACTTTGTCTTGCTTTTGTCAAAGGGTGTGAAAAGTAATtgaaattcatttcatttgggGTGAGATATTTAACTAGATCTTGTTATGATTTTATTACTTCATCTTATGGGTTGGGGAGAGAAAACTTGTTTCTTGtggtcgttgttgttgttgttgctgtttttatttttttcaattagTTCAGCTC
Coding sequences:
- the LOC6640651 gene encoding mastermind-like protein 2, giving the protein MDTGSVVSEPISAHHRAFAKQKSASMTILNPKSCASAAKFSLHTTNEHHETHHTSTHGSASTTGRRRKAGSLGGTLSSRSTRSESKELRSALQDREAVIQNLRIQLCLGKLPRPTGPPLDENEKPAAEQKLNRLKTEAENKRIKIKNLKSALEKLDITDNIDIRIRQAELEYALGREELQMLSIVEEARALQARLEKSKPEAQTLYHIISSGVSLSLHAVHATSGRWAAQQRVDQPGFYIEWALEGDGLYKGDRILEINGRLVTSKTKEELQRHVGNSGKCQMVVLRKKSVPIPQKQLDQEKENNMRLQHRISYLEEQVKELQTVKEQPHQQQQQQQAQHHHQQHQQNQQQSQHVTSISISSPPSTPPEKPLIFQRGNYITTLVGGKPIELMGDDLNHNSNHVTKTLIKENTHIDLRERERERERLPNMYSMPSKSLSASKISINSDSAYMQQHKREKERRQYRERERPRDALQQQQQLHREHLMSAHARSVEHLNQYNGRRELPRQSEAQTLRSRLPSDMRSVKSLDFDSETETTKPSNGNNTTEAGRTNTHHVRPTPPKKPLRLSLQRAQSLQTVELNPHNELIERKRPMKRVHNKPPPGSPPSDENCSPSPPLHTASLGRHKLI
- the LOC26529550 gene encoding persulfide dioxygenase ETHE1, mitochondrial; this encodes MVYAGRLVNFSLRAISRLSTVQALNTNSKLLANNPRQLSTTMCSFPERIEFSSDFFFRQLFDGESSTYSYLLADISTKEAVIIDPVLEQAKRDAQLVKDLGLQLKYAINTHMHADHITGSGWLRQLTGCQTIIAAASGAKADLHLKEGDKIQFGRHSIDALATPGHTNGCMSYVIKEQGCIFTGDTILIRGCGRTDFQEGNPKNLYENVHQKIFTLPENYRIYPAHDYKGQLESTVWEEKRLNPRLTKNLEEFIKIMNNLNLPYPKKIDVSVPANRECGVYDIPKEQ